From Vreelandella neptunia, the proteins below share one genomic window:
- a CDS encoding IS3 family transposase (programmed frameshift), producing MPEMITGKKTQQYSTEFKVKAVEWSHQAHRSVKSVAEALDIHPFMLSRWRKEYREGKFAMKRVKKAPADAKKKIQEQDEVARLKRRISELQEENDILKKFQRFQAEERPEAFRFIWKHRRDYSVKALCRHLKVSRSGYYAWANREPSKRATDKADLLLKIRKIYDNSKGRYGSPRVYQTLRREGLVVGENRVAKIMREWGMKARSDRVYRRLKKLRNDLKTLPNYRLEAARPTTENQQWSSDVTYIKLGKKYVFLAVVLDLYSRRIISWRLGASLSANFARATLREAFTSRKPDSGLLFHTDRGIEYRAHKTQALLKQYQVKHSMNRPGQCTDNAEVESFFKTLKGELLHATSFVTMRQLRKHIKAYIEGFYNTQRLHSGLGYRTPLEFEGIN from the exons ATGCCGGAGATGATCACGGGGAAGAAAACTCAGCAGTACAGCACTGAGTTCAAGGTCAAAGCGGTGGAGTGGAGTCACCAGGCCCACCGGAGTGTGAAAAGCGTCGCCGAAGCGCTGGATATTCACCCTTTCATGCTGTCACGCTGGCGTAAGGAATACCGAGAGGGAAAGTTCGCCATGAAACGGGTAAAGAAAGCGCCAGCAGACGCCAAGAAGAAGATCCAGGAACAGGATGAGGTTGCCCGCCTGAAACGCCGGATATCGGAGCTTCAGGAGGAAAACGACATTCTAAAAAAGTTTCAACGTTTTCAGGCCGAGGAACGAC CGGAAGCGTTCCGGTTCATCTGGAAACACCGACGAGACTACAGTGTAAAAGCGCTGTGCAGACATCTGAAGGTGTCGCGGTCTGGATACTATGCCTGGGCCAACCGGGAGCCCAGCAAGAGAGCCACTGACAAGGCAGACTTGTTGTTGAAGATCAGGAAGATCTACGACAACAGTAAAGGCCGTTATGGTAGTCCTCGCGTTTACCAGACGCTGCGCCGAGAAGGCCTGGTGGTCGGAGAGAATCGGGTCGCGAAAATTATGCGGGAGTGGGGCATGAAGGCCCGCTCTGATCGTGTGTACCGCCGATTGAAGAAGCTCAGGAATGATCTGAAAACCCTGCCAAATTATCGACTTGAGGCAGCGAGGCCGACTACGGAAAACCAGCAGTGGAGCAGTGACGTCACGTATATCAAGCTTGGCAAGAAGTACGTGTTCCTGGCGGTAGTGTTGGACCTGTACTCACGCCGCATCATCAGTTGGCGCTTGGGGGCGAGTCTGAGCGCAAACTTTGCCAGAGCAACGTTGCGGGAGGCCTTCACAAGCCGTAAGCCGGATTCTGGCCTGTTGTTCCATACGGATCGCGGCATCGAATACCGAGCTCATAAGACACAAGCGCTGCTGAAGCAGTACCAAGTAAAACACAGCATGAACCGACCTGGTCAGTGTACCGACAATGCCGAGGTTGAATCGTTCTTCAAGACCCTCAAGGGCGAATTGCTGCACGCCACCAGCTTCGTGACGATGCGCCAATTACGGAAACATATAAAAGCCTATATTGAGGGCTTTTATAATACCCAACGGCTGCACAGTGGCCTTGGTTACCGGACTCCGCTAGAGTTCGAAGGAATCAACTGA
- a CDS encoding TRAP transporter large permease subunit has protein sequence MNRWLVLLSMMLILVFLGLFLDEIGIILLCVPVFLPIINAFQFDPVWFGVLFLITAQMGYITPPFGYTLFYIKGVLPPDIGMGTVYRAIVPFLVLQLIALILFMLFPEIVTWLPEQLSQTVRS, from the coding sequence ATGAATCGCTGGTTAGTACTGCTTTCCATGATGCTGATTTTAGTATTCCTTGGGCTATTCCTTGATGAAATTGGCATCATCCTTTTATGTGTGCCTGTCTTCTTACCTATTATAAACGCCTTTCAATTTGATCCGGTCTGGTTCGGAGTGCTTTTCCTTATTACTGCTCAGATGGGTTATATCACCCCTCCTTTTGGCTACACGCTTTTCTACATAAAGGGGGTGCTGCCACCCGATATTGGTATGGGAACTGTATACCGGGCCATCGTACCCTTCTTGGTTTTGCAGCTCATTGCATTAATTTTATTTATGCTTTTTCCCGAAATCGTTACTTGGCTGCCTGAACAACTTTCACAGACAGTACGCTCTTAA
- a CDS encoding hydroxymethylglutaryl-CoA reductase, degradative: MKTMTTTTSRIPGLHKMSPEERLQKVVEVTGLSEDVVRHLGNTGNLDSATADSMIENVIGTMNIPLGVATNMLVDGHDVLVPMATEESSVVAAVCNAARQCRSTGGFKTGMSNSHMIAQVQLLGVPNPEFARLQILEHKSDVQLICDETDPVLLKHGGGFRDMEVRVLKGRTGPMVVTHLIVDTRDAMGANAVNSMAEAVAPHIAKWTGGKTYLRILSNLADRRLARARATWALDEIGGAEVRDGILAAYDFADIDPYRAATHNKGIMNGVSAVVLATGNDCRAVEAGAHAYAARTGQYSSLTRWETDADGNLTGTIEMPLAVGLIGGATRSHPTARIALDIMNITTAERLACTIAAVGLAQNFAALKALATTGIQKGHMALHAKNIAVMAGAVGAEIEKVADALVKLGKVRVDVAEEILNEVRQ, from the coding sequence ATAAAAACAATGACTACAACGACTTCTCGTATTCCAGGGTTGCACAAAATGTCACCTGAAGAGCGGCTACAAAAGGTAGTGGAAGTCACTGGGTTGAGCGAAGATGTTGTCAGACATCTGGGCAACACCGGCAACCTGGATTCAGCCACAGCCGACTCCATGATCGAGAATGTCATTGGCACCATGAACATTCCTTTGGGTGTGGCGACCAATATGCTGGTAGATGGGCATGATGTCCTAGTGCCCATGGCGACAGAGGAGTCTTCGGTGGTAGCTGCTGTCTGTAACGCAGCCCGTCAGTGCCGCTCGACCGGTGGTTTTAAGACAGGCATGTCGAATTCTCACATGATTGCCCAGGTTCAGTTGCTGGGTGTTCCGAATCCTGAATTCGCTCGTTTGCAGATTCTAGAGCATAAGTCGGACGTTCAGTTGATATGTGATGAAACAGATCCGGTCTTGCTTAAACACGGCGGCGGGTTCCGTGATATGGAGGTGCGTGTTCTGAAAGGACGCACTGGGCCAATGGTGGTCACCCATCTGATTGTCGATACTCGTGATGCGATGGGCGCTAACGCAGTGAACTCCATGGCGGAAGCCGTAGCCCCCCATATTGCAAAATGGACGGGAGGGAAGACCTATCTGCGTATTTTGTCCAACTTGGCTGATCGTCGATTAGCGAGAGCACGGGCTACTTGGGCTTTGGACGAAATTGGCGGTGCAGAGGTTCGTGATGGCATATTGGCCGCCTATGACTTCGCCGATATTGACCCTTATCGCGCAGCCACGCATAACAAGGGCATCATGAATGGGGTAAGTGCTGTGGTACTGGCAACTGGAAATGATTGCCGGGCTGTAGAGGCGGGAGCCCATGCTTATGCTGCCCGTACAGGGCAGTACAGCTCATTAACACGATGGGAAACCGATGCTGACGGAAACCTGACCGGCACTATTGAAATGCCTTTGGCGGTAGGCTTGATTGGTGGAGCCACGCGCTCTCACCCTACAGCGCGTATTGCGCTGGATATAATGAACATAACGACTGCCGAACGGCTTGCCTGCACTATTGCTGCAGTCGGTTTGGCTCAGAACTTCGCTGCACTCAAAGCACTAGCGACGACTGGCATCCAAAAGGGTCATATGGCACTCCATGCGAAAAATATTGCAGTCATGGCAGGTGCGGTTGGTGCCGAGATTGAGAAAGTAGCCGATGCGTTGGTGAAGCTTGGTAAGGTAAGGGTCGATGTAGCAGAAGAAATTCTCAACGAGGTGCGACAGTAA